From a single Mangifera indica cultivar Alphonso chromosome 19, CATAS_Mindica_2.1, whole genome shotgun sequence genomic region:
- the LOC123202897 gene encoding WAT1-related protein At1g21890-like, whose translation MISNSFQKIKKVRSYVLEVAIQCGYAGMFVIVAVSLKHGLSHYVFAVYRHILATLVIAPFALVLERGRRPKMTLPIFLQIMLLGLLEPVIDQNLYYMGMEYTSATFASATVNLAPAFTFIMAILLRLERVNIKKPQNLGKVIGTIITIIGAMVMTLYKGPIITKQRSHHRASNESAAGKHWILGTIMLLIGCCSYSGFFIVQSITIKKYPAELTLTALVCLMGAVEGALLTFAMEHADMNVWKVGWDSRLLAIAYSGLLSSGIGYYVQGVVNKDQGPVFIAAFSPLAMVVTAALGVVFLAEQLHLGSVIGAIVITVGLYTYVWGKRKDLASSESQDAAFTVEKDDHQQYELPVTNNAASIKDDNAIDGASQNSTK comes from the exons ATGATATCAAATAGCTTTCAGAAGATTAAAAAAGTGAGATCATATGTGTTGGAGGTGGCCATTCAGTGTGGCTATGCAGGGATGTTTGTAATCGTCGCGGTTTCTTTGAAACATGGACTGAGTCACTATGTGTTCGCTGTGTATCGCCATATACTTGCTACACTTGTTATTGCACCCTTCGCTCTTGTCCTCGAAAG GGGAAGAAGGCCAAAGATGACTCTCCCTATCTTCCTTCAAATAATGCTGCTTGGATTACTCGA GCCAGTGATTGACCAGAATCTATACTATATGGGAATGGAGTACACCTCTGCAACATTTGCATCTGCAACTGTCAATCTTGCTCCTGCATTCACCTTTATCATGGCGATTCTTCTCAG GCTAGAAAGAGTTAATATTAAGAAACCGCAAAATCTAGGCAAGGTGATTGGAACTATCATAACAATCATAGGGGCCATGGTGATGACATTATACAAAGGTCCCATCATCACCAAACAAAGAAGCCACCACAGAGCTAGCAATGAATCAGCTGCAGGCAAACATTGGATCCTCGGAACCATAATGCTCCTAATCGGTTGTTGCAGCTATTCAGGCTTCTTCATAGTGCAA TCAATCACAATAAAGAAGTATCCAGCGGAGCTGACTCTTACAGCTTTAGTATGCTTAATGGGAGCGGTGGAAGGCGCTCTTTTGACATTTGCGATGGAACATGCAGACATGAATGTCTGGAAAGTAGGCTGGGACTCCAGGCTTCTTGCCATTGCTTACTCA GGATTGCTGAGCTCTGGAATTGGGTATTATGTGCAAGGTGTGGTGAACAAAGACCAAGGGCCAGTTTTTATAGCGGCTTTCAGCCCTTTAGCCATGGTGGTCACTGCAGCTTTAGGGGTCGTATTTTTAGCTGAGCAACTGCATCTGGGAAG CGTAATTGGAGCCATTGTGATAACAGTGGGACTTTACACTTACGTGTGGGGCAAAAGAAAAGATCTTGCAAGCTCAGAGTCACAAGATGCAGCATTCACAGTTGAGAAAGACGATCATCAACAATATGAACTTCCTGTTACAAACAATGCTGCGTCGATCAAAGATGACAATGCAATCGATGGGGCCTCCCAAAATTCCACCAAATag